Below is a genomic region from Persicimonas caeni.
CGAGGGGAAACTCGAGCTCGTGCATAAACTCGGCGATCTCGTCTTTGAAGCCGATCAAGCGTGCCGTCGCGGCTCGCTTTTCGCCCCGGCGAAGGTGAGCTTCGATTTGCAAGAGGCGGGTGGCATACGCGCCGATGCGTTGCTCGGCGCGGGCGTTCAATTTCATGAAATTCGCCATGCTCTTCTCCAACTAGGTAGTTGAGCCGACCGATACGACCTGGTCGTACATCTTCAGTAGGATTTAGTTCACGCAGAATCTAGCACATGAAGGTGGGGCCTCAAGGCCAAGAGGCAAACAAGTCAGGTGACGGTCCCTGTCCCGGTCTAGACCGAGCTCGTCTCGGTGGACGGAAAGCTTGAAAGCTAGATGCGCGCCTCCGTCTCGCTGTAGCGCGCGCACGACGCCGACTCGACGTCCGGCACCGCTGCAGCTCCTCACTTCATCCCCCCCTCACTCAATCGATGACAAGGCGATCACTGTTCGAGCCTGCGACCGAACCTGCAGGGGACAGCAGGGCGGATTGAGTTGATGGAAGGGCGGTGCTAGCTTGAAGCCGCTACTCTTGGCATGCTCACGAAAACTCATCCTCGAAAAGTTTGGGCGGTTTTAAATGTCTCCTTTCTCGTCTGGCGTCCGGAGTTTCCAGACTCTTTCAATTTGTATGGCGGTTCTGCTGACGTGCTTCGCCTGTAGTGATTCTTCTTCGGGGTCGAGCGATGGCGGTTCATCGGACCACCGCAACAGGGACGATGGCTTTCCCAGCGATCAGAAATGCGTCGCCACCCAAGGAGTGACCGACACGGGGGATGCCGGACTGGACGCGTCAGCGGAAGTGCCCGTAAGGATTCAACCCTTCATGTGGGACGGCTCGGACTGGGCCACCAACCATGAGTTTAGTTCTGCCAAGCTTTACTTGAACTGTGGCACGACCGGGGAGCAAATTGAAGAGCACGAACTCGACAGCAGTTCTGGCTCGACGTGGACGGTTAGCAGCCCGGTGGGCAGCCATTTCCGCGTGGTCGTCGAGCTGTATTCCTCCGACTCGACGCTTCTAGCACGCGGTGCCACTGGTTTTTTTGACGTGGCTGAAACGGACGAACAAGTAGACTTAGGCGTCCAACTTGGTCAGCCGGGTGCCTTCGCTCCAGTTGGCTCCGTGGTGCGGCGGAACGGGCAGGCTGAACTCACGCAGAGCCGCATGGATTACCGGGCAATACGCGAGATCGACAGTGACAGATGGCTGGGACGGGTCGGGCATCGCGCAGTGCCTGTGAACTGGGGTGACAAGTTGTTGATCGTCGGTGGCGCTGACTTGGCCGCTGACCTCAGCCCGGCGACTCTGCCCCGGCTCACAGTTGCGCACGACGATCTGATGGAGTTTGACCCTAATACCGGCTACTTTACCGATCTTTCCTTCGACGAGGCTGCTGGTCGCATCAGAGCCGACGGCGCAGACCGTCTGCGCACGGGACGTGCATTTCACACGGCAACACCCCTCGGGCCCGATCGCTTCTTGATCGTCGGTGGACTCACTGTCGAGTCGGCCGAGCCATACGCGGTGGACTCGATCGAGTTGATCGATCTTGGAGAGCCACCTGGTAGTCGCGTCCGTCTGCTCAAAGATAGTTCAGGTGCCAAGGCTTCCCTTCTTACTGCTCGTGCCTTCCACACGGCCACGTATCGTTCGGCAGACAACTCAGTGGTCATCGCCGGCGGGATTTCCACTGACGGTGACGTGCTCAATTCCGTCGAGATCGTCAACCTCGACGACGGCACGGTGAGTGAGGGAACGCCGATGAACTCGGCGCGCACAGATCATCAGGCCGTGCTCATGGCGGACGGTAAGACGGTCTGGGTCCTGGGCGGACGCGACGACTCGAATGTACTTGCCTCTACTGAATTCCTCGAACTCTCGGACGGAGCGACGGCCCCCTCTGCTGGCCCTGTTATGCAAACACCGCGCTTCGAGTTCGCCGCGCTGCGTGTCTCACCAGGCGAATCCGATTCAGTTCTGGTTGTTGGCGGCTACACGGACGTCGAGGGCGACGTTACTGATACATTCGAGTTTAGCAATGACAGGGGCGCTGAGTTCGTGTCGCGTGACAGTTGGCGGTTGGAAGCCCCTCGCGGTGGGTTGGTGGCGGTAGAAGTCCCCCAAAGCCACGATGTGGTCGTCTTAGGCGGGCGCGACGCAGCAGGCGATCGCGTCGGCGACGGTGAAATTCTCAACTTCGGAAGCCTGAACGACCCCAACCCCTACGTTGCCACGACCACAAGCAACTCCACAGTGAATCAGCGAAGTGATTTTACGGCCAGCCTTCTCTTGAACGGGAAGGTGGTGTTGGTGGGCGGGATTGGCACCTGGAGCGGCACCACGACCGCGCTGGATAACGCTGAGTACTTTACGCCCAAATGATGGACGGACTACGTCTGATGGCCGCCAGTGTGAGGGGCGAGAGTCTGGGATCAGGCGGAAGTTCGCGGGCGGGGCAGGAGCGGGAATGTGAATTGGCACTTCATAACCTAAGAGGCAAACAACAACGCAAAAGGCCGACTCAGCGTGTGGCTGAATCGGCCTTTTGTCTGTGCTTCGAAGTGGAGCCAGAGGGACTTGAACCCTCGACCTCTACACTGCCAGTGTAGCGCTCTCCCAGCTGAGCTATGGCCCCATGGGTCAAATTGTGTGCTGCTCGCCGAACCAGCGGTTCGGGGTGCTCTAAAGTGGAGCCAGGGGGACTTGAACCCCCGACCTCTACACTGCCAGTGTAGCGCTCTCCCAGCTGAGCTATGGCCCCATTTGGGTTTCCGTCGGCGGGGCTATTTCCGCCGCGGGACGCAGTTTATAGGGGAGGTTTTCAGGCGTGTCAATGACTTTTTTCGACGGTGGCCGATTCGTCCTTCGAGCCAGACTCGGAGGCATCGCCAGCGCCGCCCGCCGGGTCACCCTTGGCGCCGCCGACCTTTTGGCGCAAGTACTCGGCGTACCGCTGATAATCGGAACGCGGCTGGGCTTTGGCAAGTCGGTCGAAGTACTCGAGCGCCTTTTCGTAGTCGCCGGCCTTGTAGGCGAGCATCCCGTAGGCAAAGCCGGCGTTGTAGTTGGGGAACTGACGGGCGAGCTTGGCAAGAAACTTCTGGCGCTCCTCGAGGGTGTAGCCGATGGCATCTTCGACGCGCCACCGGGCAAAGGCCAGGGCGCCTTCCTTGGTCAACTGGGCCCACGGGTCTTTCTGGTCGTGAATGATATGCGCCCATCGGTACCGGTTGAGCAGGTCGACGATGTGCGGGGAGACCTTCGACGACCACTTGCCTTCCTCGGTCACCAGACCGCGCTCGACCAAAACGGGCAAGAGCTTTCCGCAGTTGTCACGGTAGGCCGCGAATTCTTCGGCGGGCGGATTTGCCTTGGCCTCGTCCATCGTGACTTGGCCGGACTGGATCGCCCCGAGCAATGTGTCCAACCCGGTGGCGCATTCGCGAAAGACGGGCTCGCCGGTGACCACGAAGGCGTCGAAGCCCGAGCCGAGCACGGTTTCGTTGGCCCAGACCTTAACGGTGGCTGCGCGTTTGAGCTGCTCCTCTTGGGAGACGCCGCCAAATTGAGCGCGGTGCACCTGGCGGGCGGCCGCGATCAGCTCTTGCCACTCACCTTGGACTTGCTGCAGGTTAACGTCGGCATACTTCTCTTGACGCTGCTGCTCCAACTTCTGCTGATTGACGGTCAACTCGGGGAACTGGAAATCCTCGTCGGTGACCTCGCGCGCCGGACCCATGCGCCAATAGGCAAACCCGGCGGCGAGCAGGGCGCAGATGAGCAGGCCGGCGATGATCGTCGCGTCGAGCTTGGACGGCTGCGGTACGTTCGAAGAGAGCTTGTTGCCCATCAATGACTCCATACTCCT
It encodes:
- a CDS encoding kelch repeat-containing protein, translated to MAVLLTCFACSDSSSGSSDGGSSDHRNRDDGFPSDQKCVATQGVTDTGDAGLDASAEVPVRIQPFMWDGSDWATNHEFSSAKLYLNCGTTGEQIEEHELDSSSGSTWTVSSPVGSHFRVVVELYSSDSTLLARGATGFFDVAETDEQVDLGVQLGQPGAFAPVGSVVRRNGQAELTQSRMDYRAIREIDSDRWLGRVGHRAVPVNWGDKLLIVGGADLAADLSPATLPRLTVAHDDLMEFDPNTGYFTDLSFDEAAGRIRADGADRLRTGRAFHTATPLGPDRFLIVGGLTVESAEPYAVDSIELIDLGEPPGSRVRLLKDSSGAKASLLTARAFHTATYRSADNSVVIAGGISTDGDVLNSVEIVNLDDGTVSEGTPMNSARTDHQAVLMADGKTVWVLGGRDDSNVLASTEFLELSDGATAPSAGPVMQTPRFEFAALRVSPGESDSVLVVGGYTDVEGDVTDTFEFSNDRGAEFVSRDSWRLEAPRGGLVAVEVPQSHDVVVLGGRDAAGDRVGDGEILNFGSLNDPNPYVATTTSNSTVNQRSDFTASLLLNGKVVLVGGIGTWSGTTTALDNAEYFTPK
- a CDS encoding outer membrane protein assembly factor BamD, producing the protein MGNKLSSNVPQPSKLDATIIAGLLICALLAAGFAYWRMGPAREVTDEDFQFPELTVNQQKLEQQRQEKYADVNLQQVQGEWQELIAAARQVHRAQFGGVSQEEQLKRAATVKVWANETVLGSGFDAFVVTGEPVFRECATGLDTLLGAIQSGQVTMDEAKANPPAEEFAAYRDNCGKLLPVLVERGLVTEEGKWSSKVSPHIVDLLNRYRWAHIIHDQKDPWAQLTKEGALAFARWRVEDAIGYTLEERQKFLAKLARQFPNYNAGFAYGMLAYKAGDYEKALEYFDRLAKAQPRSDYQRYAEYLRQKVGGAKGDPAGGAGDASESGSKDESATVEKSH